From the Desulfohalovibrio reitneri genome, one window contains:
- a CDS encoding FAD-dependent oxidoreductase translates to MGILDKLSGKKKNDGGQDNGWLLPEDSRDYVAGLFEKMEEPVDLRLYLRADGNQQYADFCRKFCRDLARLGEKVRLEEIDLDSEAGKESGIAESPTLLLSREPYKLAYTGTPAGEEARVIVDAIAAMSQGRDDLSDTSRHVLDELRDERRVRVFVSPTCPYCPGQVANALAAHMAKPELVSVQVVEIAENQELARRFNVGSVPHTTINEQLDLLGMEQQERFVAEMVFLMTAEELAEKYGGHDHDHEHHHDHGPQVVDRDLVIVGGGPGGLAGAIYAVRAGLRTVVLERKNVGGQVAVTPVVENYPGFLSTPGSKLVEVLAQHARQYVDVLEGVEVGEIKVGRDIEVVTPGTVYRCRAVLLATGATWRFLGVPGEQKFYGRGVSHCAACDAYLYQGRKALVVGGGNTALTDALHLKNLGADVTVVHRRDAFRAQDHLQRSIQREGVPVHWNTVVEEMLGDEELERVRLRNVVSGETWEEETAGLFLAIGEKPNNQLARQLGLKLLDDGSIETDRFGRTSIPRIYAAGDVTGGVRQIVTAIGDGSAAAMTVFEDLKRMESDQDATEATT, encoded by the coding sequence ATGGGCATTCTGGACAAGCTGAGCGGCAAGAAGAAGAACGACGGCGGCCAGGACAACGGCTGGCTGCTGCCAGAAGACAGCCGCGACTACGTGGCCGGGCTGTTCGAGAAAATGGAGGAGCCGGTCGATCTGCGATTGTACCTGCGCGCCGATGGCAACCAGCAGTACGCCGATTTCTGCCGCAAATTCTGCCGCGACCTGGCACGGCTGGGGGAGAAGGTACGGTTGGAGGAAATCGACCTGGATTCCGAAGCCGGCAAGGAGTCCGGCATCGCCGAGTCGCCCACCCTGCTCCTCTCCCGCGAGCCGTACAAGTTGGCCTATACCGGCACTCCGGCGGGCGAGGAGGCGCGTGTAATCGTGGACGCCATTGCGGCCATGAGCCAAGGCCGGGACGACCTCTCCGATACCTCCCGGCACGTGCTGGACGAGTTGCGCGACGAGCGGCGGGTGCGGGTTTTCGTCTCCCCCACCTGCCCCTACTGCCCCGGCCAGGTGGCCAACGCCCTGGCCGCCCACATGGCCAAGCCGGAGCTTGTCTCCGTGCAGGTTGTGGAGATCGCCGAGAACCAGGAATTGGCCCGGCGCTTCAACGTGGGCAGCGTGCCGCACACCACCATCAACGAACAACTGGACCTGCTGGGCATGGAGCAGCAGGAGCGGTTCGTCGCCGAAATGGTCTTTCTGATGACCGCCGAGGAGCTGGCCGAGAAGTACGGCGGACACGACCATGACCACGAACACCACCACGACCACGGCCCCCAGGTGGTGGACCGCGACCTGGTCATCGTGGGCGGCGGCCCGGGCGGACTGGCCGGTGCCATCTACGCCGTGCGGGCCGGGCTGCGCACCGTGGTCCTGGAACGCAAGAACGTGGGCGGTCAGGTGGCCGTGACCCCGGTGGTGGAGAACTACCCCGGCTTTTTGAGCACCCCCGGCTCCAAGCTGGTGGAGGTGCTGGCCCAGCACGCCCGGCAATACGTGGACGTGCTGGAGGGCGTGGAGGTCGGGGAAATCAAGGTGGGCCGGGACATCGAAGTGGTCACGCCGGGCACGGTGTACCGCTGCCGGGCGGTGCTGCTGGCCACCGGGGCCACCTGGCGCTTTTTGGGCGTTCCTGGCGAGCAGAAGTTCTACGGGCGCGGGGTGTCCCACTGCGCGGCCTGCGACGCCTACCTGTACCAGGGCCGCAAGGCGCTGGTGGTGGGCGGCGGCAACACAGCCCTGACCGACGCCCTGCACCTGAAGAACCTCGGCGCGGACGTGACCGTGGTCCACCGCCGCGACGCCTTCCGCGCCCAGGACCACTTGCAGCGCTCCATCCAGCGCGAGGGCGTGCCGGTGCACTGGAACACCGTGGTGGAGGAGATGCTGGGCGACGAGGAACTGGAGCGCGTTCGGCTGCGCAACGTGGTCAGCGGGGAGACCTGGGAGGAGGAGACGGCCGGGCTCTTTTTGGCCATCGGCGAAAAGCCCAACAACCAGCTTGCCCGCCAGCTCGGCCTCAAGCTTTTGGACGACGGCTCCATCGAGACCGACCGCTTCGGCCGCACATCCATCCCCAGAATCTACGCCGCGGGCGACGTCACCGGCGGGGTGCGGCAGATCGTCACGGCCATCGGCGACGGCTCCGCTGCAGCCATGACCGTGTTCGAGGACCTCAAGCGCATGGAATCCGACCAAGACGCCACGGAGGCGACAACATGA
- the sppA gene encoding signal peptide peptidase SppA produces the protein MKRRPPLPLLLVLALSLLAASCSTKVKVFDDYTDPLREVVLRGDADEKVLLLPIRGVITHEPDRGVFTTRPGTVQEVAAHLKKARKDPEIKAVVLTVNSPGGGVTASDVIHHQLTRFKEETGKKLVVCMLDVAASGGYYVSLPADRIYAHPTTVTGSVGTIFIQPQVAGLLDKLGVEVRAYTSGEHKDMGSPFRHPSPEEQRIFQDLIDEYSGRFLELVAASRPVKKDDLTRVADARIFTARQAQSIGLVDEIGFLEDALDGARTLAGLPDDARVVAYRRTVYADDTAYNPVTSGPGGRDPRILDLGPAEAARNLQTGFHHLWLPQAR, from the coding sequence ATGAAACGCCGTCCTCCCCTCCCTCTGCTGCTGGTCCTGGCCCTGTCCCTTCTGGCCGCCTCCTGCTCCACAAAGGTCAAGGTCTTCGACGACTACACCGATCCCCTGCGGGAAGTGGTGTTGCGGGGCGATGCGGACGAGAAGGTGCTGCTCCTGCCCATCCGGGGCGTCATCACCCACGAGCCGGACCGGGGCGTGTTCACCACCCGCCCCGGCACGGTTCAGGAGGTGGCCGCCCACCTCAAGAAAGCCCGCAAGGACCCGGAAATCAAAGCCGTGGTGCTCACCGTCAACTCGCCCGGCGGCGGGGTCACGGCCTCGGACGTCATTCACCACCAGCTCACCCGCTTCAAGGAAGAAACGGGCAAGAAGCTGGTGGTCTGCATGCTCGACGTGGCCGCGTCCGGCGGCTACTACGTCTCCCTGCCCGCGGACCGCATCTACGCCCACCCCACCACCGTCACCGGCAGCGTGGGCACCATCTTCATCCAGCCGCAGGTGGCCGGGCTGCTGGACAAGCTGGGGGTGGAGGTCCGGGCCTACACCTCGGGCGAGCACAAGGACATGGGCTCCCCCTTCCGACACCCCTCTCCCGAGGAACAACGCATCTTCCAGGACCTCATCGACGAGTACAGCGGCCGCTTCCTGGAGTTGGTGGCCGCCTCCAGGCCGGTGAAGAAGGATGACCTGACCAGGGTGGCGGACGCCCGCATCTTCACCGCCCGGCAGGCCCAATCCATCGGGCTGGTGGACGAGATCGGCTTTCTTGAGGACGCCCTGGACGGAGCCAGGACGCTGGCCGGACTGCCGGACGACGCCCGGGTGGTGGCCTACCGCCGCACGGTCTACGCCGACGACACCGCCTACAACCCCGTGACCAGCGGCCCCGGCGGCCGCGACCCCCGCATTCTGGACCTGGGCCCGGCCGAGGCGGCGCGGAACCTGCAAACCGGCTTCCACCATCTCTGGCTGCCGCAGGCCCGCTAG
- the deoC gene encoding deoxyribose-phosphate aldolase: MEQPDVTRAALAARIDHTLLDEATPEEAIRRLCEEAADFGCAGVCVYSAQVGLAARLLEGTEVIPVAVAGFPSGLDETRGKAAEARRAVAMGAREVDMVVNRDLLAARRHHDFLADVAAVVQAAAPWPVKAILETAALDAEDKAAASALALAAGAAFLKTSTGFGPGGATVEDVALLRRMAGGRARVKASGGIKTFEQAVAMVRAGADRLGCSATGDILAGAD; encoded by the coding sequence ATGGAACAGCCAGACGTGACGCGGGCGGCCCTGGCCGCGCGCATCGACCACACCCTGCTGGACGAGGCCACCCCGGAAGAGGCCATCCGGCGGCTCTGCGAGGAAGCCGCGGATTTCGGCTGCGCCGGGGTCTGCGTCTACTCGGCCCAGGTGGGCCTGGCGGCGCGGCTCCTGGAGGGAACCGAAGTCATTCCGGTGGCCGTGGCCGGGTTTCCCTCCGGCCTGGACGAGACGCGCGGCAAGGCCGCCGAGGCCAGGCGAGCGGTGGCCATGGGCGCGCGGGAGGTGGACATGGTGGTCAACCGCGACCTGCTGGCCGCCCGCCGCCACCACGACTTCCTGGCGGACGTGGCCGCCGTGGTGCAGGCGGCCGCTCCCTGGCCGGTGAAGGCCATTCTGGAGACCGCCGCCCTGGACGCGGAGGACAAGGCCGCTGCCTCCGCACTGGCCCTGGCGGCCGGGGCGGCCTTCCTCAAGACCTCCACCGGATTCGGCCCGGGCGGAGCCACGGTGGAGGACGTGGCCCTTTTGCGGCGCATGGCCGGGGGCCGGGCGCGGGTCAAGGCCTCCGGGGGCATCAAGACCTTCGAACAGGCCGTGGCCATGGTCCGCGCCGGAGCGGACCGACTGGGCTGTTCGGCCACCGGAGATATACTCGCGGGGGCGGACTAG